Proteins from one Muntiacus reevesi chromosome X, mMunRee1.1, whole genome shotgun sequence genomic window:
- the ARMCX1 gene encoding armadillo repeat-containing X-linked protein 1 → MGRTREAGCVAAGVVIGAGACYCVYRLTWGRDNEIIWNEDDDEEEESRNISETGKGAKANAGAGAGARLQGDSKAKAEVAVELKSGPDVKAEAHSKAESGGGLEAKAKALFSILKEQASAKASKAAKLGSIFGTRAHAPGLPCPGVRGGGCHPVRNGARTGSKASGKSKGRTRNKSSRTPALLWPVRKGKFNFPYKIDDILGATDLQKVLNILERSNDPFIQEVALVTLGNNAAYSFNQNAIRELGGLPIIAKLIKTKDPIIREKAYNVLNNLSVNSENQGKIKTYISQVCDDTMICRLDSAVQMAGLRLLTNMTVTNHYQHLLSYSFPDFFALLFLGNYFTKIQIMKLIINFTENPAMTRELVSCKVPSELISLFNKEWDREILLNILTLFENINDNIKNEGLASSRKEFSRSSLFFLFKESGVCVKKIKALANHSDLVVKVKVLKVLTKL, encoded by the coding sequence ATGGGCCGAACTCGGGAAGCTGGCTGCGTGGCTGCTGGTGTGGTGATCGGGGCTGGAGCCTGCTACTGTGTATACAGACTGACCTGGGGAAGAGATAACGAGATAATCTGGAACGAGGAcgatgatgaggaggaggaatCTCGCAATATTTCAGAGACTGGGAAAGGAGCTAAGGCTAATGCTGGGGCAGGGGCTGGAGCCAGACTTCAGGGTGACTCAAAGGCCAAGGCTGAGGTAGCTGTGGAACTCAAGAGTGGACCTGATGTAAAGGCAGAGGCCCACTCAAAGGCCGAGAGTGGAGGTGGCCTAGAGGCCAAGGCCAAGGCCCTTTTCAGCATTCTGAAGGAACAGGCAAGTGCAAAGGCAAGCAAAGCTGCCAAGTTGGGTTCCATCTTTGGGACCAGGGCCCATGCACCTGGTTTACCCTGCCCAGGAGTCAGGGGTGGAGGCTGCCACCCTGTGAGGAATGGAGCTAGGACTGGGAGCAAGGCTAGTGGCAAGTCCAAGGGAAGGACCAGAAATAAGAGCTCCAGGACTCCAGCTTTGTTATGGCCTGTTCGAAAGGGCAAGTTTAACTTTCCCTATAAAATTGATGATATTCTGGGTGCTACTGACCTTCAAAAGGTCCTTAACATCTTAGAAAGATCTAACGATCCTTTTATTCAAGAAGTAGCCTTGGTCACTCTGGGTAACAATGCAGCATATTCATTTAACCAAAATGCCATTCGCGAATTGGGTGGTCTCCCAATTATTGCAAAACTGATAAAAACGAAAGATCCCATTATTAGGGAAAAGGCATACAATGTTCTTAATAACTTGAGTGTGAATTCGGAAAATCAGGGCAAGATTAAGACATATATCAGTCAAGTGTGTGATGACACCATGATCTGTCGTTTGGACTCAGCTGTGCAGATGGCTGGTCTAAGACTGTTAACCAACATGACTGTGACTAATCATTACCAGCATTtgctttcctattcttttccagACTTTTTTGCTTTGTTATTCCTGGGAAATTACTTCACCAAGATTCAGATTATGAAACTAATCATAAACTTTACTGAAAATCCAGCCATGACAAGAGAACTGGTGAGTTGTAAAGTGCCATCAGAATTGATTTCCCTCTTTAATAAAGAATGGGACAGAGAGATTCTTCTTAATATCCTTACCCTATTTGAGAATATAAATGACAACATAAAAAATGAAGGGCTTGCCTCATCCAGGAAAGAATTCAGCAGAAgttcactttttttcttattcaaagaATCTGGAGTGTGTGTCAAGAAAATCAAAGCATTAGCAAATCACAGTGATCTGGTCGTGAAAGTAAAAGTCCTAAAGGTATTGACCAAACTCTAA